ACAAAGTACAGCCAGCCAAACTTTTGTATGTCTATGATGCTGGTTGGTATGTCATGGATTACGTCAGCAAAAATGTATGGCAGTCTACCAAAGAAGATGCTTCTAAAATAATTGACTGGGGAAAAGACAAATGGGCTAAAGGTTCTATTACCTGGTCTGGTGGTTGGTTAAGTAAAGCTTGGGCGTGTCTTGGGTTCTACGCACCAGCGATTGGTTTATTCATAGGAGGAGGATTTCACTTTGTAGCTGCATTGGCGATCGTAGCTATCTTTCTTGCCTTACAGTTTGTCTTTCTAGCTATTGGCGTTGTCGTGACTAGCGTTATCATGACAATTTTGGGCGCAGGAACTTATTTGTATGGCAAATTTTACGGGGTTTACTATCGGTGTCCTAGCTGTCACGAACAGATGAAAATTCCTGCCTATACTTGCAATAAATGTAGCCAAGAACACGATCGATTGTGGCCGAGTGTATATGGAGTTCTTCGTCATACTTGTCGAGGAAATTTATCTTCTGGTGATGTATGCAATCGCTCATTACCCACACTTTCTTTTCTAGGACGGGACAAACTTTTAGAGAAAAAATGTCCCCACTGTAGTTATCCCTTACAAGGTGTAGGCGGTACGAATGCTCACATTCCTATTGTTGGTGGTCCTTATGCAGGTAAATCAAATTACATTGTCATGGCTACCAAACAATTGATCGATGAATATGCTCCCGCACATAATTTGGAGGTGACGCTACCCGATGAAAAACATCGCAATAACTACGAAGCAAGTGTAGATCGCTTAAATTCTGGTCAAACTCTCTTGAAAACGTCTCGTGATGATGATAGTGCTAAAGCATTTAACATAGAAGTCAACAGGACTAATCAAGCGATTGGCAATCTTCTTTATGTATATGATGCTGCGGGGGAACATTACACTGACGATGACAGTGCTGAACAACAAAAATATTTTAAGTATGTACATGGGATTTTACTAATTATCGATCCTTTTTCAATTCACCAAGTACACGAAGCATATAAAAACCAACTACACAGTCAAGCTAAAAATATTGCTCCTAGTAATGAAAACTTAAATGCTATTTATGAAAGAGTACTTTCACTTTTTGAAACCAAAGTCAAGTCTGCTAGAAATAGTCAGTTTTCGCAACCAATTGCAGTAATTGTCACAAAAACCGATCTTGGCGATCTAGAACAAAAAATCGGCTCTTATGCTGCTCGTGAATACATGGCTAAAAATTCGACTGTCACCAGCGAACAAGATGCTATTAATGCCTTAGTTGAAGAATTTTTAAATGACTACGGAGAAGGAAATTTCGTTCGTAACTTGCGATCGCATTTTTCTAATATTAAATTTTTCTCCTGTTCTGCTCTTGGTTTTAACCATAATGCAGAGAGCAATAATGATGCAACTTTTTTTGATGGGTTTCGCGTATTAGACCCTATGTTATGGCTAATGGAGCAAACTAAAACTTTACCTGATAAGGCTTCATTGCTATCACAATTTCTCCGTTCTAAACCTTGGGTTAAATATGGTTTACCTGCTATTACTACAACTGTTATAGCTGTTGCTATGGCGAGTTTAGCATATGGAGGTTATTCACTATTCCGTTTGACCTTTAAGCAATTACGATTATCATCGATATTTGAAAAAAATGATGTCAATCAAAATCGAAATCAGTCTTCTTCCGTATCAGTTGAAAATAATTTATCTACAGAATACAAAAGCAGTAAATTAAAAACTACTGATATTGATCTACCATCTCCCACATCAATTCCTATATTTGAAAAACCTGCAAAGCAATTCAATTCAACAATTACTAATACTAATGCAACAGTTACTGGTTCCCCAGGAACTAAAAACATACGTTCTGGTCCTGGCACTAATTATGGTGTTGTTGGTAAGATTTCTACAGGAGATAGAGTTCAAACTCTTTCTCAAGCTTATGACAGTGGTGGTTATTTATGGTATCAAGTCTATTATCCTCCTCATAAAACTAAAGGATGGATTGCTAGACAATTAATTAAGACTGATTAAATTTAAAGCTTTATTTCATTTATTTATATTTTTAAAATAAATAAAATAAAGCTGTGCTTAACTAGTAAAATAATTATTAGCTGTATTTAAAAGCTATTGATTAAATGAAGAAAAACGTCTAAAAATCAAAAAGATAAAAGTATATCTTTTTAGTACTTTAATTACTTTAACAATTTTTAGTTTGGGGATGACTATACAATATGGGTTAAAATTATCTACACCTGTTGATTCCCATATTAACCCATTACTTTCTAAGGAAAAACAAGATTTAAATAAATCTTTTTCAGATTCAGAACAAAATAAAATTGAGAAGAATAATAAAAATCTCAATCTTCAAGTAGTTTGTTTAAAGTAAAAACGTACTTTGGTCATTTACAATATTCAGAAATTAAAAACAAAAGTTAGTTAAAGTAGCTGGTTTTATGGAAGAGAAGAATTTCTTGCTCGAGACGCAGCAATTGCTTTTAATCATATGAAATTAGATTCAAAAAGAAGTGGAATAGAATTAGTCCTTATTTCAGGTTTTCGCTCAATAACAGCTCAAAACAAATTATTTCTAAAACAAATAAATAGAAAAGGCAATAAGGAACTAGCAGCGAAATTAAGTGCGCCTCCTGGTTATAGCGAACATCATACAGGTTATGGACTCGATATAGGAGAAGGTAAGGACATTGATACTTATACTAAATTTGAGTTCGATCGGACTCAAGCTTATTTTTGGTTAACTAAAAATGCTCATAAATACGGATTCGAGTTATCTTTTCCTAAAAATAATCTTCAAGGGGTTAGCTATGAGCCATGGCATTGGCGTTATATTAATTCTCCAATCGCTAGTAAAGTTTTTGAAAATGCTAGAAATCTAAAGAAGCTTAGTTAACAAAGAGCGAAGTACCAATTTAATTTATTATTTAGGGCTTAAACTGATAAAATCAAATTTAGACAAGCTTTCCCAAAAACATAGGTAGAAATGTTGTGAGTGGAGAAAAACGCCGCTATTTTAGCGTTGAAGACCAGGAATTAAGACGATTACGAGAACAAGATAGCCGACTGAGATCGATATAAAGAGACTTACCCGATCGCCTTCGAAAAGTTTAAGAAGAATCGAGACAAGAATTCCAGCAAAAATTAGCTCCTTTAGAAAGACGAGCCAAACAATAAGAACAACAGTTTTGTCAACAAATAGGCTTCACTTATCTGGCAAGTTTACTGCTAAATCGCCATCAAGCAGGTAATCGTGTATTTAACATCGCTCGTCTTGGTTCACCCAATACAATTGAAATTTCTGCATTGAGCCATTACTTTCGCTTTACTTCCAATAAAACCATTGACTGGGCAACGAGTGAGCAGTTGCCAATCTGGTTAGCAAAAGAAAATCAAATTCTAAACTACTGGTATGAACGTTTTCAAGTTGCTAGAGAGATCTCCCTCACAGAGGCTAGAAAACAAAATTGGCTATCAGCGGGTGCGAGTAGCAATGGATGCTGTTGGCGAAGGTTGTGTTGCGAAAACTGAAGCAGCAGATGGTAGGGTAAGAGATTGTATCTGCTCGCGCTCGTCTTCATGCTCAAATCTAACCCGTTCAAGTGGCGTCACTACCAAGCTGAAATCATCTTGCTGAGCGTGCGTTGGTATCTCACCTACCCATTATCCTACCGACAAGTAGCTCCAGATGGTGAACGAACGGGGATTGAGTGTTCATCACGTAACGATATTTCGCTCTTGTGCAAGAGTATAGTCCAGAAATAGATAAACGATGCCGACCGCACCTACATTCCACAAACGATTCCTGGAGAGTGGATGAAACTTATATTGAGGTTAAGGGTCAGCCAAAATATCTATATCGAGCTGTGGATTCAGCCGGAAATACTTTAGATTTTTTGCGAACAGCTAAACGTGATACCGCAGCAGCAAAACGTTTTTTTCGTAAGACATTGAAAGCAATTCATACTGCTTCTCCACGGGTCATTACTATGGACAAAAATGCTGCTTATCCAAAAGCAATTGATGAACTCAAAGCGCAAGAAGAACTGCCCAAGAAAGTGAAACTAAGGCAGAAAAAATATCTGGTAGTGTTCTAGATAAGTTGCTTAGCTATAATGAATAAACAGGCATAGGTAAAGTATTATGACTGTTTGGCTAGCGATTGAGTGTCCTCATTGTCACAGTACAGAAGTCGTCAAGCATGGGAAATCTCCAGTAGGTAAACAACGTTATCGCTGCCAAAACTCTGAGTGTCCCTATCGCACTTTTGTTTTAAGTCAGACTTATCCAGGACGAACTCAACAAGTCAAGCAGCAAATTGTGGAGATGACCCTCAATGGTAGCGGAGTGCGGGATATTGCACGGGTACTGCACACCAGCCCTACAACCGTAATTAAAGAGTTAAAAAAAACTCGTTACTCTCAAATCAGTCAATCACGAACTCTTGAAGTCACTCAAACCTGAGAGCGTAGAAGTAGATATTGTCCAAGCCGAGGAGTTTCAAGAGACTGGTATGGAGGAATCTGAGTTGGATGAGATGTGGAGTTATGTTGGTAAAAAGACTAATCCCAGGTGGTTGTGGCACGCCGTTGACCGTAATACAGGTCAAGTGTTAGCTTATGTCTTTGGCAGGAGAAAAGACAAGGTGTTTCTTCGGCTTTTGCAGTTATTAGAACCATTTGGAATCAAGCGCTATTGTACGGACGGTTGGGGAGCTTATGAACGGCATTTAGCCGCACAAATCCATGAGGTAGACAAGCGTAAAACTCAGAGGATTGAACGCAAGCATTTGAACTTAAGAACAAGAATTAAGCGATTAACTCGCAAGACTATTTGCTTTTCCAAGACGGAAGAGATGCACGACTTAGTAATCGGTTTGTTCATTAATCGCTATGAGTTTGGTCTAAATATTTGATCCCTAAAACACTTATCTAGAACACTACCCGCAAGCGATACAGTCGGTAAATGTCCTCGGCAGTTTGCTCGATGTCAGTGGAGAACAACACAGCGTAACTCGTTGCCTGGTGTTGGCGACGGTCAAGCAGATAAGCAAGACGGATTTGGCGTTTGAGTGAAATATGCCACACCACGGCAGTCTACAGGTCAATGCCTGGTTGAACTTGGCGCACCCATGATAATTGAGTCGAGTCTGTCAGCTTTACCTTGCCAGCATATTTGCGTCTAGCTCCCCGTGATTTTTGCATCCCCGTGTAGACATGGCGCAGGTTGGCATCGCACCGCAGTTTGCTCATCACGTGTAGGTCGAGGGCAGAGGCTCCTGTGACGAACGATTCCTTGGCATAGTAGCCATCAACTGCTAGATAGCGCACTTTAGAGGGTAGTTGCGGACGCACGGTTTCTAGATGTAGTAGATAGTAGTCCATCCGAGTCAGTGCTGGAAATTCTTTTTGTGTCAAGGTTTGTTCTGCCAACACAGCATAGCCCGTCTCGGTTTCAACATCTACTACGGCGACTAATGATACTTCTAAACCCTTTTCCACGCGACCTTGAGTCCCATTGTAAAACTGGTCAAGTCCAAAGGTCTTCTTGCCGCTTTTAGCTACAAACGAGCAATCCATCACTGCAATCATTGAATGGCTTTGAGGAATCGCTGCTTTAATGACTTCACCATTCAACTTGCTAAAATCCAACGGCTTCTGAAATTGCCGTCGATACGTTTTCTCGCTCAATCGGCGCTCTTCGACTCAGGTTTGTAAAATTCACCTTGCCACACACAATTAACATCGTGGCAAACAGCGTCGTCAAAACTTTGATTTGCGGTTTGCGAAAATGCCCACTTTTTCCAGTAGGCTTTGTATAATTTCCATACAGCTATCGAACTCGTGCTTTTTTGTTTCATCAGCACTCTATCGGTTCGATAGCTTTTCTGTCTACTACTTCAGCCAAAAACTGTCCGGAGTATTGATATAAGTAGAGGGTTACAGTCGAATGATCTGTCGCCAGATCAAACTCTGCTTCAAAACCGTGCGTAAAAGTTTCCCTTTACACGGCTCCTGAGTTGATTGCAGCGAGGTTCGCCACATCTCTGGCTATTTTTGTGTCGTGACAGTGTTGATGTAGCAGTTGGAGGTTACGATAAACGTCCTTTGCGCCTTGAGCTTTCGGGATGATATGGTCGATTTCCAGTTTATCCCCAGCCAAGAAGAACTGCTTACACCAGTTGCATTTTCCAGATTGCCCTTTGAGCATCTTTTGGATGCGAGTCGGTAATCTAGAGTATTTGCTTAGTCGGTTGTGAGTCAAAGAAGTGTGGGATAAGTAGCAAAATCATTCCAAGTCCAAGGACGTGTGGCTAAATCTGCTCGTTGAGCCGCTGTAGTTTCCAAACGTGAATGCTGCCAGATCCAGTTGAAATAGCTGACAACTAATCGCACGGTGACTTGAGTTTGTTCCCATAGCTTACTAAATTTGTTCTACCGTCGATGCCAGCGTCCCGTCTGCTGTCGTAATGTGCCGTTAGTTCGTTCTAAGCGTTGGGTCAAGGCTTTAGTAATATAGTGGTCAGCTTCTATTGGCAAAACCCGCTCATATCCTTTCCGACTGTCAGTATGCGATTCTCGACAATCAGTTTTGCCTTCGCTTGTGACTATCAATTCTGTGAGAAATTCATCAGTATGCTTACCTACTCGCGCACTCAGAATCAGTCCACTGGTCTGTGCCAGGCTCAAACCAATCCAACAGTCTCCCACCTCTAACTCTCCTGGTCGGCAGTGCTTTTGTTTTTTTTTCACAAACGACCAGAACTCCGAAGCAGCAATTGCCTCAGTTTCTACTTGCTGCAGTTCTTGATTATGTAACATTTGAGCTTTTTGACTCGCTTGACGTATGATGCTAGTGACTGTGCCATAGGCTCGTTGACTGATTCGGCTAACAAGAGCGAAGACTACTGCCCTCACTATGAGCTTGCACAATCGTATGCACCTCTTGTTGGCTTACTTGTCGTCGATAGTAAATCGTATCGAACGACTCGGTAAACGTCTGCTCGCACTTAGGGCATTTGAAGCGTTGTCTACCTTTACCAGTTCTTCCGTGTTTATGGGTTTTGGCATGACTACAGAATGGGCACGGCATACTTGGAGAATGGAATAGACATCATTCTCAATATACCATCCCACACTTCTTTGACTCACAACCGTCCGCAAGCGGCGGGGTAGTTCATTAAGAGTGCTAAATAATTCTATAAAATTAGTGCCATTTAATTCTATAATCTACAGTTTTATATCTGGTAACCAAGTATAATAGCGAGCGCCATGTTTATTTATACTATGCTTTTAGTACACACTTTTTCTCAGGCGGCTAGAATTTTCAATGAGCTCTGAAACACTTCACTCATCGCATTCAGGTGCTTCTTCGTTAACTTACTCGCTTGCAGCTACCTTGAACCAATATTTTCAATTTTGCCATTTGTTTGAGAAAGGCTGACCTTCTGCTCAAGAAATAGATGAATTTATTATCTGGAACTGCCCCAAAAATATTCAGTCTGTTAAGCATCGGCCAAAGGGGTGCAGGCAAAACAGTTTTTCTGGTTGGCAGCTATGCCGAATTACACTCTGATAGTCAAATAGAACGTAATCAACAGTTGTGGTTTGACTGCCAGGACACTCAAGTACAGGAAAAGATCGAGAAGATCCTCAGCTATGTTGGCAAAACTGGTCAGTATCCTCCCCTCACTATAAAAATCACGGATTTCAACTTCAGCCTGAAGCGTTACAGTCAGCAAGGAGTGCAAACGCTCTCACACTTTCGCTGGTGGGACATTCCTGGTGAATCCTGCGACATTAGCAATTCTGACTTTCAAAAGATTGTCTATGCTTCTCAGGGTTGCTGTGTATTTATCGATGCTTATGCACTGATGCAAAATCATACCTATTTACAGACGCTTGAGAACATAATTGAACAGGTGCTGGCGATTGCTAACCTCGCCTACCTAAATCAGTTAAAATACGCCTTCGCACTGATTCTTACCAAGTGTGACCTGCTTCAACTCACTCCACTCAACCGACAACAGCTTGAGAGGCTTCTG
The sequence above is drawn from the Chroococcidiopsis sp. SAG 2025 genome and encodes:
- a CDS encoding TRAFAC clade GTPase domain-containing protein, yielding MSRYNSNSSAGCLGSLIVTGIVICFFLTVIYYVLSIAFWIALTIAGLASIWGVFIGIKNFALTVKQAHQTANLDRYQGEEKYKTEPIKLLKRFYKVQPAKLLYVYDAGWYVMDYVSKNVWQSTKEDASKIIDWGKDKWAKGSITWSGGWLSKAWACLGFYAPAIGLFIGGGFHFVAALAIVAIFLALQFVFLAIGVVVTSVIMTILGAGTYLYGKFYGVYYRCPSCHEQMKIPAYTCNKCSQEHDRLWPSVYGVLRHTCRGNLSSGDVCNRSLPTLSFLGRDKLLEKKCPHCSYPLQGVGGTNAHIPIVGGPYAGKSNYIVMATKQLIDEYAPAHNLEVTLPDEKHRNNYEASVDRLNSGQTLLKTSRDDDSAKAFNIEVNRTNQAIGNLLYVYDAAGEHYTDDDSAEQQKYFKYVHGILLIIDPFSIHQVHEAYKNQLHSQAKNIAPSNENLNAIYERVLSLFETKVKSARNSQFSQPIAVIVTKTDLGDLEQKIGSYAAREYMAKNSTVTSEQDAINALVEEFLNDYGEGNFVRNLRSHFSNIKFFSCSALGFNHNAESNNDATFFDGFRVLDPMLWLMEQTKTLPDKASLLSQFLRSKPWVKYGLPAITTTVIAVAMASLAYGGYSLFRLTFKQLRLSSIFEKNDVNQNRNQSSSVSVENNLSTEYKSSKLKTTDIDLPSPTSIPIFEKPAKQFNSTITNTNATVTGSPGTKNIRSGPGTNYGVVGKISTGDRVQTLSQAYDSGGYLWYQVYYPPHKTKGWIARQLIKTD
- a CDS encoding HNH endonuclease signature motif containing protein; this encodes MLKGQSGKCNWCKQFFLAGDKLEIDHIIPKAQGAKDVYRNLQLLHQHCHDTKIARDVANLAAINSGAV
- a CDS encoding IS1 family transposase; its protein translation is MKSLKPESVEVDIVQAEEFQETGMEESELDEMWSYVGKKTNPRWLWHAVDRNTGQVLAYVFGRRKDKVFLRLLQLLEPFGIKRYCTDGWGAYERHLAAQIHEVDKRKTQRIERKHLNLRTRIKRLTRKTICFSKTEEMHDLVIGLFINRYEFGLNI
- a CDS encoding IS1 family transposase gives rise to the protein MTVWLAIECPHCHSTEVVKHGKSPVGKQRYRCQNSECPYRTFVLSQTYPGRTQQVKQQIVEMTLNGSGVRDIARVLHTSPTTVIKELKKTRYSQISQSRTLEVTQT